One Polypterus senegalus isolate Bchr_013 chromosome 10, ASM1683550v1, whole genome shotgun sequence DNA segment encodes these proteins:
- the LOC120536297 gene encoding uncharacterized protein LOC120536297 has translation MKVIYDLRVVPMRLRTDCGTENGIMAAMQCALRSHHSDRFSGEASHIYGTSTSNQRIESWWAQYRKQRSQFWMDLFEDLKDLGHFNGSHEHKCLLRFCFTDILQKDLEECKQLWNQHRIRPSRMSTCPPGIPNELYSLPHRFWSRDCGFHVAQQQLQDLRDQCETVGLCGDEDIQDYLTYVKEQYDLQTPQVWEDALDLFFKLKEKTNV, from the exons ATGAAGGTCATTTATGACCTTCGAGTTGTTCCGATGCGATTGAGAACAGATTGTGGAACAGAAAATGGAATAATGGCAGCAATGCAATGTGCTCTGAGGTCGCATCACAGTGACCGTTTTTCAGGAGAAGCAAGTCATATTTATGGGACATCTACATCCAATCAAAGAATTGAATCCTGGTGGGCACAGTACAGAAAACAACG TTCACAGTTCTGGATGGACCTTTTCGAAGATCTGAAAGACTTGGGCCATTTCAACGGCAGTCATGAACACAAATGTTTGCTACGCTTCTGTTTCACTGATATCCTGCAGAAAGACCTAGAGGAATGCAAGCAACTATGGAACCAGCATAGAATCAGACCTTCCAGAATGTCTACGTGCCCCCCAGGAATTCCTAACGAATTGTACAGTTTGCCTCACAG GTTTTGGTCAAGGGATTGTGGTTTTCATGTTGCACAGCAGCAGCTTCAGGACCTGAGGGACCAATGTGAAACTGTTGGTCTTTGTGGAGATGAAGATATACAAGATTACCTCACATATGTGAAAGAACAATATGACCTTCAAACACCACAAGTCTGGGAAGATGCCCTGGATTTATTCTTTAAGTTGAAGGAAAAGACAAATGTTTGA
- the LOC120538275 gene encoding G2/M phase-specific E3 ubiquitin-protein ligase-like, whose translation MFHHLLKMSQIQTFRMCFRRFKDGLSTLDVLQKILESPSAFEPYLCFSTQNLSSELIESIFRVEFSVAGSNKKREEGRIASYWADYLLDIEGNISSTDPTLEDIVMFATGLKMIPPLGFEPRPTIKFLHDNSPFPTANTCSNTLCLPLHSSYDSFKFHISFGILNSPGFGLY comes from the exons ATGTTTCACCATCTATTGAAGATGTCACAGATCCAGACATTCAGAATGTGCTTCAGGAG attcaAAGATGGATTGTCAACCCTCGATGTGCTTCAGAAAATTCTAGAAAGTCCATCAGCGTTTGAACCTTATTTGTGCTTCAGTACTCAAAATCTCAGCTCTGAGCTCATTGAAAGCATCTTCAGAGTTGAATTTAGTGTGGCGGGTAGCAACAAGAAACGCGAAGAAGGAAGGATAGCATCTTACTGGGCAGATTATCTACTAGATATTGAAG GTAACATCTCTTCTACAGATCCAACTTTAGAAGATATTGTCATGTTTGCAACAGGACTGAAGATGATTCCACCACTGGGATTTGAGCCAAGGCCAACAATAAAATTCCTGCATGATAATTCCCCGTTTCCAACTGCCAACACTTGCAGCAATACATTATGCTTGCCACTACATTCATCAtatgacagtttcaaatttcatatTAGCTTTGGAATTTTGAATTCTCCAGGCTTTGGGCTTTATTGA